In Anopheles bellator chromosome X unlocalized genomic scaffold, idAnoBellAS_SP24_06.2 X_unloc_3, whole genome shotgun sequence, the genomic window GATCACTAGGCCGGGAGCCCTGCTTCTGACGCGTTGAATAGGGTTGGCGCCAGACGCGACCACTGCACAGGTGCCTTCGGAGTCCGCTTCCCACCGGCCGTTGGTAGGAATGTTGCACGGTTCGGAAACTAGCAGCACCTCGACAGTATGACGCACGTTGTCAGTGCTGCTTCGCCGGGAGTAGGTTCTTGCAGCCTGGACCAGTAGGTCCTGGGCTGCGCTGcatccatttccattcaaCTGCAGCACTATGAAGATGGGGCTGGACTTCCGCTGCACTCCTTAGCACCAATTCGGTGCTCTCCGTGGCAGATGATACACATTGTTGGTGCCGTGCACATTATACTTTCGTGCTCCGGGTGGCCACAGTTGAGGCACAGGGACGCACGATCTGGTCCCTTGCAGTCCTGCATGAGGTGACCACGCTCCAGGCAACGATAGCAGCGCTTGAGGTTCATGGGCAGCGGCCCTAGCTCCTTCACTCTACATCTGGTGTAGCTGATCCGGAGCTTGCTTTCCGTCAGCTCTGCTGCCCTGCGGCGCGGCACCGAGAACCGCGTTGTTTGCAGTCCATTCCTCATTCTGTTGAGGATTGGGGGTCGGATCGTCACGTGGATTCGGTCCTCCACGGCGTTCACAACATCCTCTGGTGTGGCCAGCATGTCGATGTCGCGGATGGTCACCGTTGTCATCTCTGACATGACGCACGTTGTCAGTGCTGCTTCGCCGACCATCTCGTTGATCGCAGTCTGCACAGCCTGCGCGTCCGCCGACGGTTTGAGCTTCACCAGCGTGTGCTCTCTGGCATTCTTTGTAATGCTTTCCACGACCGCATTAATTTTTTGGTCCTTTCGGACTGCCATGGCGACCTCTTCGCAGGTTTTGCCGATGGCTGGCACTACTCGGACAACGTCGTTGCGCACTCGCTTACGCATTGTCGTTGCGGCcttctgctgttgttgttgttgctgcttttgctgcttcttCGTTCGTGCCTGCCGCAGCTCGGCTTTCGTCGGCACGCGCGTCCATTCGTAGGTCGCCGGTACATTTATATCGGCTACCATTTGCGCAAGTGTAGGCAACTGTCTTTGTTGCCGCTGGGCCGTTTGTTGCTCTCCAATAATTTTGCCTGTGACTTCGGTGACTACGCTCTTGATGAGCTCTTCCACACTCTTTGTATCCAGCTGCGGCCCTTGCCGTTGGGGCTTCGGCTCAGATCGCTGCTGTAccagctgctgttgttgcccCTTTTGCACGTGCCGTGGTGGCTGAGGTTGAGGTCCCTGCTGTATTTGTTCAAtacgctgctgcggccgctggtTTGCAGGCATAGCCGCCATCTTCCATTGCTGCTCTTGCAGCTTCATATGGTTGTGCAGCACGTCCCACTGCGCGCGCTGCCTCTCGGCCTGCTCGGTGAGCAGCTTTCTTATGACCTGGAGCTGCTCCTCCAGGTCCCTCACCTCCTTCCGCAGCATCTCGTTTTGCAGCTTCAGCGCTGCGTTTTCATCTGCCATGTCGACATCGATCACGGCAGTCTCGGTCTGTTCGGGTGACCTTCGCTTGACCTCCGGTGCGTCGTCCCCGCTACTGTCTGCATTCGGCTCCGGCACAGCCTGGCTACGTGTGGTCATTCGACCACGTTTGACCGGAGTAATATCGGCCATTATCACTGGCACTtcgcctctctctctactCGCATCAGAGCGAGTAGGCGAGCGGTGCCAGCCGGGTTTTAGCTGATTGCTGTGCGCGTGATTTCGCTTGTTTTGTGCTCGAGTTCCAGCGTCCGCACTCTATCGCACAAAGGACCGCACTCTACCCAGTCGCAGAGGTAGGAGTGGGACAAAGAATCAAAAATCAGTATCAGAGAGCGATCACCAAAGTACGTCTGTTTGCCTTCACTGCTGATTTGCGACTCTCCCTCATAGTGCAATGGTATCATGAGATGTTTAATCATCAAGCAGATAAAGCTGTACTTGTTGCGTTACAGCAAAAGTACTTTATCATCGGACTTAATTCAGTTTTTCATTATGTAAAGGCTAGATGCCAACACTGTAAAAATGCGAGGGCTAAACCGGTTCCACCAATAATGGCACCGCTGCCTTCATGCCGAACGGACACTTTCATTTATCCATTTATGCATACAGGAATTGATTATTTCGGACCATTTGAGGTTCTCGTCCACAGATCCAGGGAAAAACGCTGGGGAGTAATCTTTACGTGTATGTCCACAAGAGCCGTACATATTGAACTAGCTGAAAAACTAACCACTGATTTATTTCTATTGTGTTTTACGTCCTTTCAAGGACGCAGAGGTGCAGTTACGCATGTGTATAGCGATAATGGGACTAATTTTGTCGGCGCAGAAAGAGAGTTACGAGAGATAGTAAACAATATAAACTCTAAAATGGAAGCCGGACAAGCTATTAAAATGGGTATACAATGGCATTTCAACCCACCAAAAGCTCCCCACTTTGGAGGAGCCTGGGAAAGATTGATAAGAATaatcaaaagtaatttaactAAGATGATATTCAGTAGAAACGATAGACCTCCAACAGTAGAAGTATTGAGAGGAGCACTCATTCAAGCTGAATTCTATTTAAACTCTCGTCCACTCACACATATTCCCTTATCTcacgaagaagatgaagctCTCACTCCATTCCACATATTAATTCGACGAGCCGGTAacttttcattgccatttgatttcaaaactcaaaacttaGAGAAAAAGCATTGGAGGTTAGCAATACATTACGGTAGATACTTTTGGAATCGTTGGAGGACTGAATATTTACCTTTGATCGCACACCGCTCAAAATAGAACAAATCAActgaaccaattaaaatcaacgataTTGTGGTAATAGCGGAGACAGATAACGAGCGAGGACATTGGTTAAAGGGAAAGGTTATTGAAGTAAAGTTAGGgcaagataaaaaaataaggtcagttaaagttaaaacatCTCAAGGAATATATAACAGACCAGTTACAGCCCTGGCAGTACTAGACGTGTACCAAGAGAgacaaaataacacaattgaaacaattgccGCGATTGATAGATGTTCGCAAAATGACTCAGataaaataaaggataaagtCAATGAAGTACGACGTGAGTTTATAGCTCTACACGAAGAAGTaaaccaattgaaaaaaaaggcgaactaGGCGCAGAGGCAAAACCATTAGAGCAATTGGGTGGGTTGGAAATAacttaacagcaacaacaaagcatgttACCCTTACACAAAATAAttcagggaaaagaaaaatatctttaaataatagttctcAATCTCGAAAAATGCCACGAACCACACATTTTAATCCATGGAACCTAACagtcatcatgctgctgctgctcattggACAAGTTCTAGGTAGACAGATGAAAGGGCTGATCGCCTACGATTGCGCGAGTAACGACGTCAACATCACGAGCTATTCCTTGATGGGTGTAGCATCGTGCATCCCTCCAGCTAAGAATTTGACTACTACTGAAACAAGAATCCAGGTCTTACAAAGAAGctccaaaattcaaacccacgtGCATCAATGTAAGGTAATCATCAAGAGAACGATTAAATATTGTGGGGCATTCTCACACACGTCTGATTATGAAAACGGATACGCCTACATTGTGAAGGAATTCACACCCGACGAGTGCAAATTAGCTCAAGTATTGGGCATCGTAAAGCTTACAGAAGACGTCAAGATTACTGAATTACGGCGAAACGCTACAACCCGAGGAGAAACATTAGTTGTAGGAAGCGTAAGAGGAACAACGTGCAACGGTGGAGTGTATAGAACATCAAGTTATACCTGGGAAAACGCACTGGTTTACTACGAGTACCAAATCGGTATGTTCGACTACTCAGCAACCGCTGACACTGAAAACAATCAGGTAACTCTACGCAACGACATATTGTGTACATTCAACAACGGCTGGTGCCTCGATTCCGAATTCGGCTACCTGACCTGGGATGTAGATATGCGACATCTGTGTGAGGAATCGGATTTTGAGGTCATTTATGAAGGAACCGTCAACAAGACCTTCGATAACAACAGCAATCGGAATCTACTTAATAGGTAGAGCCATCAAATTCATCACCGATACAGTAATACACGGGAGGATCCTCTACGATATCTACGGTTTTGGATGGCAACTTCTAGCATCGTTTTGGGACTCGCTAACCAACCTACTTTCGCACCGCAGTCACATGAAACAGTGGAACGGGAAGGACGGTTTCCAGAAAGCAGAAATTAAGGTCGACGAAGACATCGAGCTCGCCAACGACAACTATCGGAAGGAAGGTTCATGCATTTATCCGAAATTGaggaatgaaaataatatataattaaaataaactaaatcaGATATCATAGCGTTCTAGCAATATTAGGGTAAAACGGGTCGTTTTACGAAGGGTGGTGTTGAGAACGCGAGGAGTAGATTACGGCTCAAACCAGAAGGAGCAGAGGAGGAAGCAATGTTTACATAATGCAACGTATGATGCAACATACCTCCCgccaggaaactcgtaatccGAACGAGCATAGGACaagtcgcgttgtttacatttcccacgaaacggaatttcgaagacgcagtcataacgcgtcctaagcaatTAGAAGCGCGAGGAAAGGGTCGCGAGCAATAAGATAAGAACGTATGGATGCCTATTTTTAGAAGCGTAGGATCAGAATAGCATAGAAGGACCAACGGACTGATTGCACCCGTATTGCTTATCTTGAAACTCCAAGTAAGGGACGGGACTGCAAGTAAGGGACAGGTTCAAAGAGTAAGGTTCTAGCGAGATGCGATGTACCGAAAATTTAGTATATAAGACATCAAATTGTATGAATAAATCACTTGCATATTAGTTCTTAAACGAATCGAGTCGAGTTGCTTTTCTCCTCTTCAACTGGAACTAGCTTGTGCCTTGGGAAGAATTCCCTTCGGAGATTGACCATATACCCTACGGGTTGCATCGCTCCGACGGAACAATTCCAAAGGAAGATTGGCATCTCGGATGTCCACGTTCAGGTACTAGGAATTCTCTGAAGACTAGCCTGTTCGTCTGACGCCTTGAGTTGCTTGATCTGTTCAAGCGATttctcgaaagaaagaaggtttCGACTTCGGTGCAGGTCATCGGGTGCCAGGCGAGAGCACCAGTGTCGGCCGTATCTTCGCACGGCTGGgacacaacttcaatttgtgttggtggatccgacaccgacattttaCAGCGGCCTTGAAGTCGATGAAGAGGTGATATGTGTTCTGTCtgaactcaatcatcttttccaagatctgccgcatggtgaagatctgatcagtggtGGACTTTCCTCTTCTGAATCCTCCCTGATAGTTACCAACTATCTCGTCAGCGTATGGGACTAaccgttcctgcagaacgagggagaagatCTTATAGGCGGTATTGAGCACCGTAATACCCCTATAGTTGCTGCATAATAGTCtgtctccttttttgtgtatggggtagatgatgccaagaTTCCATTCgcaaggcatcgattcgctatcccaCACCCCAGCTATAATTTGATGAATCTCGTGCTCTACTCTCTCCCCTCCATTCTTTATGAGCTCGgctacaatcccgtcggtgcctggtgctttgtGGCTCTTCAGTCGACAAATGGCCCTTCGGGTCTCCTCTATGCTCggtggcaggagcagatttGTATCCACCAGTGGAGCCTCTGGCTGCTCAGTAAATTGGTCGTTGagtaattcatcaaaatgctgggcccatcgcgagaggacctctggctggttactgatcaaatttccaaccttgtcgcggcagcaggtggccttaggtatgaagttgtttcggtgacctgctaccgctttgtaaaattgtcttgtgggtccgtagcgcactctgttttcttcaagttcacGTATTTTTTGATCTTCCCAcaatcgcttctttttcttatgaaCTTGCTTCTCTATTCTCCTGAGATTCTTGTACTCCCTTACGCTGTCCCGCGTCCTGCGTCTGCCTATCATTGTTTTGtacgcaatgtttttttgttccgtcaCAAGTCTACACTCATCGTCGAACCAGCCAGATCTGGTCTTACCACGACGCGTGCCCAAGACATCTTGGGCACAGCTCCTTAAGCATGTTTTTAGAGCgctccatctctcgctcgtagtAGCTTCTTCTCTTAGTGGTTGCAGTGACTCCCTGATGGCCTGTTTGTACAACTCTTGCATCCGTTCTTGTTTCAGGGAGTCCGTATTGAATCGAATCTGCGTGGTATTCTCGGCCGTTGTACTTCGGCGAGTTATTCTACATCGGATCACTGCGCCAACCAGGTAGTGATCAGAATCGATGTTGGCCCCTCGAAAGGTTCTGACGTTTAACAGATTCGATTGATGCCGCCGATCAATCAATACGTGATCTATTTGATTGGAAGTGGCTCCATCCGGGGACACCCACGTAGCTTTGTGATGTCCTTTCGCGCAAATTTGGTACTTCCAATCACCAGGTTCCTTGCGGATGCAAAGTTGATCAACCTGCAACCATTATCGTTGCTCTCTCTGTGTAGACTGTGAAGACCGGTGTATTGGCGGTACACCGGCTCCCTACCGACCTTGGCATTGAAGTCCCCCAGAATGATTTTTACGTCATATCTGGGGCATCTGTCCAGTTCTTGAAGGAGAATGCCATAGAAAtggtccttctcctcctcGGTTTTGTCTTCGGTAGGGGCGTTAACGTTTATCAGGCTGATATGGCAGAATCTGCCAGACAGGCGTAAGGTGCATAGCCTTTCGTTAACCGGGCGAAAATCGATGACCGCCGGCTTCAGCCGTGGACCCACGGCGAATCCGGTTCCAAGCATGTGGTTGCGGTCGTGGCAGCTGTAGTGGATATCGTATGTGCTGCCACGCCTTTTCTGCAAACCACTTCCTAGCCAGCGCATCCAGCTGCAGCGCGGCTAGGGCCTCATCGATTTGCCTCTGGCTCCCAGCTCCTCTCAGAGTGCGCACGTTCCATGTCCCTAGTTTCATGTCCGTTCTCGAAGTCCTTTTAATCCGTAGCGAGTTGTTGTCATCGTAATTCCGGTGTCGTTTCTCCCTTTGGTTGCTTTCTGTAGCGGTATTGTTTTTTATGGGCGGGGTTGctggccccgcgccaaccccctgtcacgcTGGAGGGCCACGTGAGGTATTATTTAAGGTCCCTAACCGTCGTGGGACCCTTAGGGGGCCTTGTTGCCGCAGCCCCCCGACCCCTCTAAACTCAGCCATATTCACCATCCGCCCAAGGGGCTGGTGAATCCGTATACCCAAGCTTGGATATTCGGGAAATATGTTACCGTTCTGTACGACGCGGACGTGTTTAGGAGGAGTGGGGAAGGAGAGCCTATGTATCCTTCAAGAGGCGTCGGAATCCTTCCCCATTACAGAACAATGGCAACCCCATTTTTGTTCTCATGGCAACTGCAAAACCGAGGTTCGAAGACTACGAAAGAGTACGATTGTTATTGTTCAATTAAGAGTTAACAGTTTTAATCACCGAACGTTTGCTTtgatttaaaacaataaacttttgTTGTAACGAATTTTACCAGGCCGGCTAGTCTGAACACAAATTATAGGAAATAATCTATTTCATTGTAAAATATGACCTCGtttaaatttcgttttaatagaaaaacaataatttcaagattataattttattaatattatgtTTAGATCACTACCGTATTCCAATTTGTGTAGAAGACGTCTTTTATTACATGAATAAAGGAATGTACCTTCAATAAACGTCTCTTACACAATTCTAACACTGTGGGGATCTCGTAGAGCATGAAAAAATTCTGAAGCTACTGTGTACGTAGCTTATTCGGGTCATGATAATGCGAAGGAGCCACACTCGGATGGGGCGGTGGAGGAAAGCATCGAACGTGTTCAACATTAGAACCCTCTATGTCATTGCTTTTGAGATATTTGTTGAGGATCGCATAGATCTGTGAATTCAGCACTTGGAACCGCCGGATTCGGTCTACCATCCGCTTGAGATTctaaaaatattacaataaaaaaagcatTATATAGCATCTACATAGTACAtgggatttaattt contains:
- the LOC131214148 gene encoding uncharacterized protein LOC131214148, which codes for MADITPVKRGRMTTRSQAVPEPNADSSGDDAPEVKRRSPEQTETAVIDVDMADENAALKLQNEMLRKEVRDLEEQLQVIRKLLTEQAERQRAQWDVLHNHMKLQEQQWKMAAMPANQRPQQRIEQIQQGPQPQPPRHVQKGQQQQLVQQRSEPKPQRQGPQLDTKSVEELIKSVVTEVTGKIIGEQQTAQRQQRQLPTLAQMVADINVPATYEWTRVPTKAELRQARTKKQQKQQQQQQQKAATTMRKRVRNDVVRVVPAIGKTCEEVAMAVRKDQKINAVVESITKNAREHTLVKLKPSADAQAVQTAINEMVGEAALTTCVMSEMTTVTIRDIDMLATPEDVVNAVEDRIHVTIRPPILNRMRNGLQTTRFSVPRRRAAELTESKLRISYTRCRVKELGPLPMNLKRCYRCLERGHLMQDCKGPDRASLCLNCGHPEHESIMCTAPTMCIICHGEHRIGAKECSGSPAPSS